The following coding sequences are from one Osmia bicornis bicornis chromosome 2, iOsmBic2.1, whole genome shotgun sequence window:
- the LOC114876103 gene encoding histidine-rich glycoprotein-like, which produces MSRHLLVSFAILAIFCAMTLSSKHDGHDEKISHVEVVSIDTKHHGMDHGMDHGIGHGIGHGMDHGVGHGMDHGLGHQLDGHVDHLSLGHDQHIPLGHDIPLGHGIPIGHDQDGLHGHNQHELLGHDQHGLLGHDQHEIQVVKIPEVHEHEQPILLHGHDSHHDHGHHHCPKNEMWSKCGGHCEPSCKNRNPHCSKVCTAGCVCRKGLVRDAHHHCVKKCH; this is translated from the exons ATGTCTCGCCATCTTCTCGTTTCATTTGCCATATTGGCAATATTCTGTGCCA tGACATTAAGTTCAAAACACGATGGACATGATGAAAAGATATCTCATGTAGAGGTAGTAAGTATTGATACAAAACATCACGGAATGGATCACGGAATGGATCACGGAATAGGTCACGGAATAGGTCATGGAATGGATCACGGAGTAGGTCATGGAATGGACCACGGACTCGGCCATCAGCTAGACGGCCACGTAGATCACCTATCACTCGGTCATGACCAACACATACCACTCGGTCATGACATACCACTCGGTCATGGCATACCAATCGGTCACGACCAAGATGGACTACACGGTCACAACCAACATGAACTACTCGGTCACGACCAACACGGACTACTCGGTCACGACCAACATGAAATACAAGTTGTTAAAATACCTGAAGTACACGAACATGAGCAACCAATTCTCTTACATGGCCATGACAGTCATCATGATCATGGACACCATCATTGTCCGAAAAATGAAATGTGGTCAAAATGTGGAGGTCATTGTGAACCATCTTGCAAAAATCGCAATCCCCATTGTTCAAAG GTGTGCACTGCTGGGTGCGTTTGCAGAAAAGGCTTAGTGAGAGATGCGCATCATCACTGCGTTAAGAAATGCCactaa
- the LOC114876105 gene encoding chymotrypsin inhibitor-like, with product MSRFIFALFAILVIFSASQSSADAKCPENEVWNSCGSACPRTCEQPNPICTLQCVRRCQCKGDLVRNNDGKCIPLKEC from the exons ATGTCTCGTTTCATTTTTGCTTTATTCGCCATTTTGGTAATCTTCTCTGCCT CTCAGTCTTCGGCTGACGCGAAGTGCCCCGAAAATGAAGTTTGGAATTCGTGTGGTTCAGCTTGTCCACGAACTTGCGAACAGCCTAATCCCATTTGTACCTTG cAATGTGTTAGGCGTTGTCAGTGCAAAGGAGATTTGGTCAGAAATAATGACGGAAAATGTATTCCTCTTAAAGAGTGCTAA
- the LOC114876104 gene encoding chymotrypsin inhibitor-like — translation MSRLLLSLLAILAIFSVTVSSKQVCPENEEWQSCASRCELTCENPDVRPCTLECVRGCRCVDGLIRHSSGKCVRREEC, via the exons ATGTCTcgccttcttctttctctattGGCTATCTTAGCAATCTTCTCCGTCA CTGTTTCCTCGAAGCAGGTTTGCCCGGAAAATGAAGAGTGGCAGTCTTGCGCTAGTCGTTGTGAACTAACTTGTGAAAACCCTGACGTGCGACCCTGCACTTTG GAATGTGTAAGAGGCTGTAGATGCGTCGATGGACTGATTAGACACAGTTCGGGAAAATGTGTTCGACGTGAAGAATGTTGA